The Nocardia sp. NBC_01329 sequence CCACCGCCAGACCGGCGGGCGCCGCGACCGAACCGTCGATACCGACGGCCTCGGAAGTCGGCGCCGGCACTGCGGTGATCACCAGACCGAACAGTGCGGCGCCGGTGAACGCCGGCAGCGATACGCGCCGGAACCGGCGCCGCGGCCGGCGTGGGTGGTCATTACGGGGTGAAGCCATGGTGGGAAACCTTAAGCGGTAGATGGCTGTGGGTACGCACGGCAGGTATCGGTCCCGGTGCCCGGCGTCACCGGGACCGCCGCCCGCATCCGACCGGCAAACCGGCCGGGAAAGGGCGCCGCCGCCTACGCGGAGTCGCAGCCGGGGAGTGCTGTGCCCTGGTCGGTGTCGTAGCGGTGCCCGTGTCCCGGCGGTGCGCCGAGAGCGCCGAGCAGGTCCGCGGTGGTCTGCACGAAACTCGCCACGGGCAGCCAGGGCGGGGTCGGCGCGTCGGGGCGGGCGGCGGTGAGGTCCGGCGGCCGCCACAGCAGGTCGAGTGACCAGTGCACGACGGGATCGGAGGCATTGGCCAGTACCGCGGTCCGTGCGCCCGGTTCGGGGCCCCCGCCGCCGGGCATCCCGGCCCATAGCGCCGAGCACACCCGGCGATTCTGCTCGGCCGCGCCGGCGAACACCGCGCTACCGCCGATCGCGCCGAGGCTCTGGCCGTACAGATGCAGACGTGGCGGATCCGCCATGGTGGCGATGTGCTGTTCGACGGCGGCCAGCAGCACGCGCGCCGACGTCGACGCGGAGTCGCGGCCGAATACGAAAGTGGCCCAGCTCGGCGCGTAGGAATATTGCAACGCGACCACCGCGACGTCCCCGCCGAACCGCCCGCCGAAACCGCGCAGCGCCCGCGCGTCCACCCAGCCCGATCCGGTGGGTACCGCGATCACCAGATGGGCGCGGTCGAACCCGCCGGCCCGGTCCAGTTCCCGGACGGCCAGCGCGGCGCGCGCCGCCGGATCCGGCGCCGAGCGCAGCCCGACGTAGACCCGGACCGCGCCCGGCGGCCCGGCAGTGACGAATCGCTGTCCCTCACGTCCCAGCGTCGACCAGCCCACCATCGATTCGGCGCTGCCGGACCGGGTGACCGTGACCGGCCGGACCAGACCCGGGTCGGCGGTGGCGTTCGCGGCGGCATAGGTCCGGTCACCCCAGCTCACCGCGGCGGGCACCGCGAACAGCGCCATCGGCAGACCCGCGACCACGGCCATCACCAGGGCACGGGACCAACCGGCCCGCCGCAGCAACCGGCCGCACCCGCGGACGACCGTCACGATCACCGCGGACAGCAGGCTCGCGCCGAATGCCCACGACGCCCAGTACCCCGGTCCGGCCGGGGCGACATCCATGGCGGTCCGCAGCGTGTCCTGCCAGCGACCGGCGTAGACCACCGCGCCGAGGACACCGGCGGCAGCGGTCCCGCACACCACTGCGCGGGTTCGTACCGTCGTCCGGGGGATGCGGCCGGCGGTGTGCCGGACCACGAACCGGGCAGACCACGCGAAGCCCAGGGTCACGACCACGGTCAGCGCGGTGAGGACGGATTGCGCGGTGGCGGTTCGGGGTAGCAGACCGGGTGCCAGCGAGACCATCGTCCCCGCGGTGACGGCGAGGGTGATCCCTACGGGTGGCAGGTGCCCCGGCCACCGGGACCGGATGGCGGCAGCGAGCCGGGTACGCATTCGGGATCGCGCCGTCACCGGGCCGGGCGCGGTGGCAGTGACGCTGTCAGGCATGGGAACCCCCGGGGATCGTGGCGAACGAGAGGAGCGGACGCCGTGCCGACGGGAGCAGCGGTGCGGCCACCGGACCGCGCAGCAGTACGAGCAAGGCGAGGGCGAGCAGGAGCAGGCCGCAGAGCCGCGGTAGCCACCCGGTGACGGTGTCGGCCAGCGGGAAATCCTCGACGACCGGCACGCCGTAGTCCTGGCGCATCGAGTTGAGAGCGACGGCGGCCGCGGCCACCTCGGCCATCGCGGCGCAACGGGTGCGGGGTAGTGGATCGGGCCGCCCGCCGCAGGCAGTGCGCATCCGTTCGGCGAGCGCGTGGTCCAGGTCTCGCCGGGCCCACGGGCCGAGCGGGGCGCCGGTGTGGTCGGCGTAACGCAGCAGGTCGTAGCCGAGGTCGTGGGCTTTGCAGGCACTGTCGAACTCGGCAGGTAGCGGCACCGGGGAGGAACACGAACCGTGCGGGGCGACCAGCATTCCGTCCGCGCGGGCCGGGATGTATCCGGCGACGGCCCGGAAATCCGCCGGGATCTCGGCACTCGTTCCCGGTGCGGTGAGCGCCCGTACCGCGGCCGCGGCGGGGGCGGGCCGATGCGCCGGCCCGGCGGCGTCGGCGGCGGGCGCCGGCAACAGCGATACGGCCGCGGCGAGCCCGGCAGCGGTGATCGCCGCGCGCCGCGCGGTCTGCAGTGACGTCCGGGCCCGGTGGCGCACGGCATTGTTCGAGACAG is a genomic window containing:
- a CDS encoding alpha/beta-hydrolase family protein, yielding MPDSVTATAPGPVTARSRMRTRLAAAIRSRWPGHLPPVGITLAVTAGTMVSLAPGLLPRTATAQSVLTALTVVVTLGFAWSARFVVRHTAGRIPRTTVRTRAVVCGTAAAGVLGAVVYAGRWQDTLRTAMDVAPAGPGYWASWAFGASLLSAVIVTVVRGCGRLLRRAGWSRALVMAVVAGLPMALFAVPAAVSWGDRTYAAANATADPGLVRPVTVTRSGSAESMVGWSTLGREGQRFVTAGPPGAVRVYVGLRSAPDPAARAALAVRELDRAGGFDRAHLVIAVPTGSGWVDARALRGFGGRFGGDVAVVALQYSYAPSWATFVFGRDSASTSARVLLAAVEQHIATMADPPRLHLYGQSLGAIGGSAVFAGAAEQNRRVCSALWAGMPGGGGPEPGARTAVLANASDPVVHWSLDLLWRPPDLTAARPDAPTPPWLPVASFVQTTADLLGALGAPPGHGHRYDTDQGTALPGCDSA